The following proteins are co-located in the Osmia lignaria lignaria isolate PbOS001 chromosome 12, iyOsmLign1, whole genome shotgun sequence genome:
- the ctrip gene encoding E3 ubiquitin-protein ligase ctrip isoform X1 encodes MADQQDQLSGGSVETANASADTSKVRGKSSSSGSSGYRKRQSTSSIPVTVEEKRRRQTIGEPQSTEVFNNTSVCKHPSDSFKTEGRTRGDRKSHGSGLESYLDTNWRAPHKVQQSNCNISGNSTRVRSATRTSLPELNLTAIDCVASRTRSRTPQNPQAISQGHNSYDLSLSSDYNNREDLTYNSLVPSSSSASVTSHPSTSRGRGLRMSECLEGFVSAVKALFPISTQTYHQEGSKSHGGATCANSSTSSQVLSVKSSIRVGNAASNSVESGGGALAHDGAGTSGITTATANPSVSASATANPTHPHSTHRHILRSRAKFSSEQSKELPTNNKTSGKHHKKDSTTGTCSSSRHRSSSRARKAVIEGGSGGSVMSGTESVTNSATPTSVSSTVPGNQLVSTTGEDESASTATPATAGGGPSGMSGTTGDSESDDGEVGRLQALLEARGLPPHVFGALGPRMQHLLNRSMGASSAAKAQQLLAGLQAVDDEGEQLQAVIGMGEILVMGNEDTLAGFPVKQVVAALINLLGIEHNFVIMTHACRALTYMMEALPRSSTVVVDAVPVFLQKLESIECMDVAEQCLTALAMLSRRHSKTILHAGGVSACLKFVDFFNITAQRAALTITANCCQNLHPDDFHLVVDSLPLLTSRLTNQDKKSVECVCQAFSRLVDSFQHDPVTLHKIINAELLQNLQQLLMITPPVNSIGNFITVLRMLSVISNRCPDLAQLLLQQNIAFTLSYLLTGSLEVKAEDVELVPRSPQEWFEITCLIEELMPPLPTDGIFSVNSLLERTSNQQENVHWEWRDERHCCHPFSTIDSRIIEMAFQNGEDEICLSSLGRTYTIDLTVMKQINEDIGVARSIFRRVNTHPTEGKSPTCSSSVDVVPPVIETNEWLVSFIRTLFSVLYEVYSSSAGPAVKCKCLRALLRMVYYASTDLLKDVLKNQIVSSHIAGMLASQDLRIVIGALQMASILMKRLPQVFGVHFHREGVLHQIRQLADPEVPLGVSPPKCPSGTLPSPQPGPSNTSLSSTTMFASSNATSPIASPSTNGNILFGTIATCQLKPNLSASMETHARNELNSTIDDVTTPQSAHLRIGDVLKRKRQNKKGRFSRLGGTTPQQTQQPESLFTGFAPKNNRFLGNLNPARWGRKSSSSSSTSDKRDSSSSTNLSKPPSNSSLTGGNRDKAKAWVREQAAQFLSRYQDDAPCTHPAMTVLSRLTAAIQRLQSNDLDEMLSALTELRDIVLESDISPFEMNYSGLIKALLNYLTTVDAPGNRYDRLRMFWKLFAESTMQQSNKIMDINPGAFGALVTKLNSCVAQLEQFPVKVHDLPAGSGAGRGGTSALKFFNTHQLKCNLQRHPDCNNLKQWKGGTVKIDPLALVQAIERYLMVRGYGRIREAESMVSDDDNSEDDIDDTLAAVVISQGSAKHKLQFLIGDEVLPFNMTVYQAVRQFGCSGIDHSEAEADGEPPLGHDAVWVQTHTIYYRPVPEEETTTSPKPGSSSQGSSRKGKGKSTKISSKRKEDNLWLEGAVPPQRCPLDPYLSPTLPPSVTITDASLDGLCLLRLLYALNRHWSVLFPHLKNVNLLSPQDFINNKIAAKASRQLQDPLVIMTGNLPLWLQQIATVCPFLFPFETRQLLLYATSFDRDRALQRLLDSAPELSGSDSQERVTPRLERRKRTISRTDILKQAEQVIQDLASSKALLEVQYVNEVGTGLGPTLEFYALVSQELQRADLDLWHGSSSSTDAGYVNAPHGLFSMPIPWNTKVSHLAKLKTKFKFLGKFMAKAIYDSRMLDLPFSLTFYRWLLGEEHTLTLADLAYVCPDVHRTLVRLQEIVRQKETVEKDDSLRPHERAQLIDSLGLDGCPISELGLVFELPGYENIELRKGGSDISVTVYNLHQYIKLVVHWFLYEGVFRQMEAFREGFESVFPPSQLRLFFPEELEAVFCGHAQTGGQWDVKTLLECCRTDHGYTPDSRAIRFLFEVMSKYNSEEQRQFIQFVTGSPRLPVGGFKSLTPPLTIVRKTFDPSMKTDDFLPSVMTCVNYLKLPDYTTLEIMREKLRIAAQEGQHSFHLS; translated from the exons ATGGCAGATCAACAAGATCAATTATCAGGGGGGTCTGTAGAGACGGCCAATGCTTCAGCAGATACCTCTAAAGTTAGAGGGAAGAGCTCTAGCAGTGGTAGCAGCGGTTATAGAAAACGACAAAGCACTAGTTCTATTCCAGTCACTGTAGAAGAAAAAAGACGTAGACAGACTATTGGTGAACCACAATCAACCGAAGTTTTTAATAATACTTCCGTGTGTAAACATCCAAGCGATTCCTTCAAAACAGAAGGTAGAACAAGAGGTGATCGTAAAAGTCATGGCAGTGGCTTAGAATCATATTTAG ATACTAACTGGAGGGCACCCCATAAAGTTCAGCAATCTAATTGTAATATTAGTGGGAACAGTACAAGAGTTCGTAGTGCTACAAGAACAAGTTTGCCAGAGTTGAATCTAACAGCAATTGACTGTGTTGCTTCAAGGACTCGTTCTCGTACACCACAAAATCCACAAGCCATATCGCAAGGACATAATAGTTACGATTTATCGCTATCCAGTGATTATAACAACAGAGAAGACTTGACGTATAACAGTTTGGTACCGTCATCAAGTTCTGCATCTGTTACTAGTCATCCATCCACATCTAGAGGAAGAG GCCTGAGGATGAGCGAATGTCTGGAAGGATTTGTGTCTGCTGTCAAAGCACTTTTTCCAATATCAACACAAACGTATCATCAAGAAG GGTCAAAATCTCACGGTGGTGCAACCTGCGCGAATAGCAGTACAAGTAGTCAAGTTCTGAGTGTGAAGTCCAGCATCAGAGTGGGTAACGCAGCCAGTAATTCTGTGGAGAGCGGTGGGGGGGCGTTGGCACATGACGGGGCAGGCACTAGTGGCATCACCACAGCCACTGCCAATCCATCTGTGTCTGCCTCTGCCACTGCCAACCCTACACACCCTCATTCTACGCACAGGCATATATTACGTTCTCGCGCAAAATTCTCCAGCGAACAATCTAAAGAACTGCCAACTAATAACAAAACTTCAGGAAAACATCATAAAAAAGATTCTACAACGGGTACTTGTTCAAGTTCCAG ACACCGTTCTTCATCACGTGCAAGAAAAGCAGTGATAGAAGGAGGTTCTGGAGGAAGTGTGATGTCTGGTACTGAATCTGTAACAAATAGTGCCACTCCAACATCTGTCTCGTCTACAGTTCCTGGCAATCAATTAGTATCTACCACAGGTGAAGACGAATCTGCCTCAACAGCTACACCTGCCACTG CAGGTGGAGGTCCATCCGGAATGTCTGGTACTACTGGAGATAGTGAAAGTGACGACGGTGAAGTTGGAAGATTACAAGCATTATTGGAAGCTAGAGGCTTGCCTCCACACGTGTTTGGTGCATTAGGACCAAGAATGCAACATTTATTAAATAGAAGCATGGGTGCAAGTTCTG CTGCTAAAGCCCAACAGCTTTTGGCGGGTTTACAAGCTGTTGACGACGAAGGAGAACAGCTACAGGCTGTTATTGGAATGGGTGAAATTCTTGTAATGGGAAACGAGGATACACTAGCTGGTTTTCCTGTAAAACAAGTGGTTGCagcattaattaatttacttggAATAGAgcataattttgtaataatgaCACACGCGTGTCGTGCTCTTACTTACATGATGGAAGCTTTACCGCGATCATCGACTGTCGTGGTTGATGCTGTACCCGTGTTCTTACAAAAACTAGAATCTATTGAATGTATGGATGTAGCAGAACAGTGTTTGACAGCGTTAGCTATGCTTTCGCGTCGACACAGTAAAACCATTTTACACGCG GGGGGAGTATCAGCTTGTTTGaaatttgttgattttttcAACATAACTGCACAACGGGCTgcgttaacaattacagcaaacTGTTGTCAAAATCTTCACCCCGATGACTTTCACTTAGTAGTCGACAGTTTACCTTTGTTGACAAGTAGGCTAACGAATCAAGATAAAAAAAGCGTTGAGTGTGTTTGTCAAGCATTTAGTCGTTTAGTCGATAGTTTTCAACATGATCCTGTAACTTTGCATAAAATTATCAATGCGGAACTTCTTCAAAACTTACAACAACTG TTAATGATTACACCACCCGTCAATAGCATTGGTAATTTCATAACTGTGTTACGGATGCTTTCTGTGATATCAAATCGCTGTCCGGATTTGGCACAGCTGCTTCTGCAACAAAATATAGCTTTTACGCTAAGTTATCTTTTAACTGGATCGTTAGAAGTGAAAGCAGAAGATGTAGAACTAGTACCGCGATCTCCGCAAGAGTGGTTTGAAATTACTTGCTTAATTGAGGAACTGATgcctccgttgccaactgatgGCATATTTAGTGTAAATAGTTTACTTGAAAGGACCAGTAATCAACAAGAAAACGTTCATTGGGAGTGGCGTGATGAAAGACACTGTTGTCATCCATTTAGTACTATTGATTCTAGAATTATCGAG ATGGCATTTCAGAATGGTGAGGATGAAATCTGTCTTTCGTCTTTAGGGCGAACTTACACGATAGATTTAACTGTGATGAAACAAATTAACGAAGACATTGGAGTAGCAAGAAGCATTTTCCGTAGAGTGAATACACATCCCACAGAGGGCAAAAGTCCTACTTGTTCGTCTAG tgTGGATGTTGTACCTCCGGTAATTGAAACGAACGAGTGGTTAGTATCGTTCATTCGAACTTTATTCTCTGTATTATATGAAGTTTACAGCAGTTCTGCTGGTCCTGCTGTAAAATGTAAATGTCTTCGAGCTCTTTTACGTATGGTATATTATGCTTCAACTGACTTACTTAAG gaTGTTTTAAAGAACCAAATAGTATCGTCACATATAGCAGGTATGTTGGCGTCCCAAGATTTACGAATTGTTATTGGAGCTCTACAAATGGCAAGCATATTGATGAAAAGGCTCCCACAAGTATTTGGAGTACACTTTCATCGCGAAGGGGTATTACATCAAATACGTCAACTAGCTGATCCTGAAGTACCTCTTGGTGTTTCACCACCTAAGTGCCCTTCTG GTACATTACCAAGTCCACAGCCAGGTCCGTCTAATACATCGCTATCTTCTACAACGATGTTCGCTTCTAGTAATGCCACATCCCCGATTGCTTCTCCGTCAACGAACGGTAATATACTGTTCGGTACAATTGCAACTTGTCAACTGAAGCCAAATCTTTCTGCATCGATGGAAACACATGCAAGAAACGAATTAAATTCTACTATAGATGATGTAACCACACCACAAAGTGCTCATTT gaGAATCGGTGATGTTCTAAAGAGGAAAAGGCAAAACAAGAAGGGTCGATTTTCTAGATTAGGCGGTACTACACCACAACAAACACAACAACCAGAATCACTTTTCACTGGATTCGCTCCTAAAAATAATCGTTTCTTAGGAAATTTAAATCCTGCTAGATGGGGTAGAAAGTCGTCATCGTCGAGTTCTACTAGCGACAAAAGAGATTCGAGCTCGTCTACGAATTTGTCGAAACCACCGAGTAATTCGAGTTTAACAGGTGGTAATCGTGATAAGGCTAAGGCATGGGTACGTGAACAGGCTGCTCAGTTCTTGTCACGGTATCAAGATGATGCACCTTGTACACATCCTGCAATGACAGTCCTTTCAAGACTTACTGCTGCCATACAACGGTTACAATCAAAT GACTTAGATGAAATGTTATCAGCTCTTACTGAATTAAGAGATATTGTACTTGAAAGTGACATATCTCCATTCGAAATGAATTATAGTGGTCTCATTAAAGCTCTGCTCAACTACCTCACTACTGTAGATGCTCCTGGTAATCGTTACGATCGACTTCGTATGTTCTGGAAATTGTTCGCAGAATCAACA atgCAACAGAGCAACAAAATTATGGATATTAATCCTGGAGCATTTGGTGCTCTGGTAACAAAACTGAATAGTTGTGTTGCACAGTTGGAACAATTTCCTGTGAAGGTACACGATTTACCAGCCGGATCTGGTGCTGGCCGTGGAGGCACTAGTGCTTTGAAGTTTTTCAATACACACCAACTTAAG TGTAATCTGCAACGACATCCTGATTGTAACAATTTGAAACAATGGAAAGGAGGCACCGTTAAGATAGATCCCCTTGCGTTAGTACAAGCTATCGAACGTTATTTAATGGTTCGTGGATATGGTAGAATAAGGGAAGCGGAATCGATGGTTAGTGATGACGATAACAGCGAAGATGATATAGATGATACTTTG GCAGCGGTAGTTATAAGTCAAGGATCGGCAAAGCATAAACTTCAGTTCTTAATCGGGGATGAAGTACTGCCTTTCAATATGACTGTTTATCAAGCTGTTAGACAATTTGGTTGTTCCGGAATTGATCATTCTGAGGCAGAAGCTGATGGTGAACCACCGCTTGGCCATGATGCCGTCTGGGTACAAACGCATACAATTTACTACag GCCTGTACCAGAAGAAGAAACCACAACATCGCCAAAACCAGGATCGAGTTCACAGGGTAGCAGCCGCaaaggcaaaggaaaaagtacaAAGATCAGTTCAAAACGAAAAGAGGATAATTTATGGCTCGAAGGAGCAGTTCCCCCTCAACGATGTCCGCTTGATCCATATTTATCTCCCACTTTACCACCTTCGGTTACGATCACCGATGCATCGCTCGACGGTTTATGCCTATTGCGTCTTTTATACGCATTAAACCGTCATTGGTCCGTTCTGTTCCCTCATCTAAAGAATGTAAACTTATTGTCCCCGCAAGATTTTATTAACAACAAAATAGCCGCGAAAGCGAGCCGGCAGCTACAAGATCCTTTAGTCATTATGACTGGAAACTTACCATTATGGTTACAACAAATTGCTACTGTCTG TCCATTCCTGTTCCCCTTTGAAACAAGACAGTTGTTACTTTATGCAACATCATTCGATCGGGATAGAGCCCTACAACGACTTTTAGATTCTGCTCCAGAATTATCGGGATCGGATAGTCAAGAACGTGTTACTCCTCGTTTGGAACGAAGAAAACGaactatctcgagaactgataTTCTTAAACAAGCGGAACAAGTGATACAAGACTTGGCGTCTAGCAAAGCCTTGCTTGAAGTGCAATATGTCAATGAG GTTGGTACTGGTCTTGGACCGACACTGGAATTTTATGCTCTAGTCTCTCAGGAATTACAACGTGCTGATCTTGATCTTTGGCACGGTAGTTCAAGTTCTACCGACGCAGGATACGTTAATGCTCCTCATGGACTTTTCTCAATGCCAATTCCATGGAATACTAAAGTGTCGCATCTCGCGAAActtaaaacaaaatttaaattccTTGGAAAATTTATGGCGAAAGCGATATATGATTCAAGAATG TTGGATTTACCATTCAGTTTAACCTTCTACCGTTGGTTATTGGGAGAGGAACATACATTAACATTAGCTGATTTAGCATACGTATGCCCTGATGTACATCGAACTCTTGTTAGACTGCAGGAAATCGTTAGACAAAAAGAAACAGTTGAAAAGGATGATTCGTTAAGGCCACACGAGAGAGCACAACTAATAGATTCGTTAGGTTTAGATGGATGTCCGATTTCGGAGCTTGGCCTTGTTTTTGAGCTACCAGGTTATGAGAATATTGAGCTAAGGAAAGGAGGGAGTGATATATCCGTCACTGTTTATAACCTACATCAATATATTAAG tTGGTGGTACATTGGTTCTTGTACGAAGGTGTCTTCAGACAAATGGAAGCATTTCGAGAAGGATTCGAATCTGTGTTCCCGCCATCGCAACTAAGACTATTCTTCCCGGAAGAACTTGAAGCTGTGTTCTGTGGGCATGCACAAACAGGTGGCCAGTGGGACGTGAAAACACTTTTAGAATGTTGTAGAACTGATCATGGATATACTCCAGATTCCCGTGCTATACGTTTCCTCTTTGAGGTTATGTCAAAATATAACAGTGAAGAACAAAGGCAGTTTATCCAATTCGTCACAGGTTCACCGCGATTACCAGTTGGAG GTTTTAAGAGTTTAACGCCACCTTTAACGATAGTGCGTAAAACTTTTGACCCTTCGATGAAAACAGACGATTTCTTACCATCCGTAATGACTTGCGTTAATTACTTAAAACTGCCTGATTACACAACGTTAGAAATAATGCGAGAAAAGTTGCGAATAGCTGCACAAGAAGGACAACATTCGTTCCACCTTTCCTAG